In Cryptomeria japonica chromosome 10, Sugi_1.0, whole genome shotgun sequence, a genomic segment contains:
- the LOC131067549 gene encoding pentatricopeptide repeat-containing protein At2g27610-like, whose product MRFYKGTNVHSSITHRRFAFATRTTFQNKLINFYVKCERLVDAHKVLDHTRERDSISWNTIIAAYRRHGYPREAVTLFHQMQRTGLQPDQFTFASVLPACAKMGALEQGMCIHKSIKDRGMSSDVVVATALVDMYAKCGSMHKARELFDKMPQRNVVSWNAMIAGYAQNLFVEKALETFKQMQLACVKPDSTTFASILPACAQMGALEHGTAIHHIIIESGFFSDIIVGNALADMYAKCGSIDKARELFDKMPEKGVVSWTAMIAGYAQNGFVEKALETFKQMQLAGVKPNCTTFSSILPACAKMGALEQGMDIHQSITEGGFLSDVVVATALVDMYAKCGIIDKAHQLFDKMPQRDVMSWNAMIAGYTQIGFVDRAVETFKQLRLAGVKPNSTTFASILPACAKMGALEQGMDIHQSIMEGGFLSDVVVATALVDMYAKCGSIDKARELFDRIPQKDVMSWNAMIAGYAQNGFSKDALEILELMKHSGTYPDIGSFACVLFACSHAGLVDEGCTYFNHMINPYCITPTVDHYVCMVDLLARAGYLEDTLNFIIKMPVKPVVVVWKCFLGACRSNMNIGLGVFTANLLLDLDPKSAATYVLLSNIYAEVGRWGEAQMVRRLMDERRIKKIPGCSWIEGNKMVHFFCVGDGSHPQAQEIYSKLEKLA is encoded by the coding sequence ATGCGCTTTTACAAGGGAACAAATGTCCACTCTTCCATTACTCACAGGCGATTTGCATTTGCTACACGCACAACTTTTCAGAATAAGCTTATTAACTTTTATGTCAAATGCGAGAGACTGGTTGATGCTCATAAAGTGTTAGACCACACGAGAGAACGAGACAGCATCTCATGGAATACGATCATTGCGGCATACCGAAGACATGGATATCCTCGGGAGGCAGTCACACTGTTCCATCAAATGCAACGAACAGGTTTACAACCCGATCAGTTCACATTTGCtagcgtactcccagcctgtgctaAGATGGGTGCTCTGGAACAGGGTATGTGCATCCataaaagcataaaggatagaggaatgtcgtcagatgttgtagttgcaactgctctggtagacatgtatgcaaaatgtggaagcatgcacaaggcacgtgaactgtttgacaaaatgcctcaaagaaatgtggtctcatggaatgccatgattgcaggatatgcacaaaatttgTTTGTTGAAAAGGCCTTggaaacttttaagcaaatgcaactGGCGTGTGTAAAGCCAgactccacaacctttgctagtATTCTCCCTGCCTGTGCTcagatgggagctttggaacatggtACAGCCATCCATCATATAATAATTGAAAGTGGATTTTtttcagatattatagttggaaatgctctagcagatatgtatgcaaaatgtggaagcatagacaaggcacgtgaactgtttgacaaaatgcctgaaaaaGGTGTCGTCTCGTGGAccgcaatgattgcaggatatgcacaaaatgggtttgttgaaaaggctttggaaactttcaagcaaatgcaattggcaggtgtaaagccaaattgcacaaccttttccagcattcttccagcctgtgccaaaatgggagctttggaacagggtatggacatccatcaaagtataacggaagggggttttttgtctgatgttgtagttgcaactgccttagtagacatgtatgcaaaatgcggaatcatagacaaggcacatcaactgtttgacaaaatgcctcaaagagatgtcatgtcatggaatgccatgattgcagggtACACACAAATTGGATTTGTTGACAGGGctgtagaaactttcaagcaattgcgattagcaggtgtaaagccaaattccacaacctttgccagcatccttccAGCTTGTGCAAAAATGGgggctttggaacagggtatggacatccatcaaagcataatggaagggggttttttgtcagatgttgtagttgcaactgcccttgtagacatgtatgcaaaatgtggaagcatagacaaggcacgtgagcTGTTTGACAGAATTCCCCAGAAAGATGTCAtgtcatggaatgccatgattgcaggatatgcacagaaTGGATTTTCCAAAGATGCTCTCGAAATCTTAGAATTAATGAAACACTCTGGAACATATCCTGACATTGGAAGCTTTGCTTGTGTTCTATTTGCGTGTAGCCATGCAGGTTTAGTGGATGAGGGCTGTACATACTTCAATCACATGATTAACCCTTATTGCATTACACCTACAGTTGACCATTATGTGTGCATGGTTGACCTTCTTGCCCGTGCTGGCTACCTTGAGGACACTTTAAACTTTATCATTAAAATGCCAGTTAAACCTGTGGTGGTTGTGTGGAAGTGTTTTCTTGGTGCCTGTAGATCAAATATGAATATAGGCTTAGGAGTATTTACAGCAAATTTGCTTTTAGATTTGGATCCTAAAAGTGCTGCGACTTATGTTCTTCTCTCAAACATCTATGCAGAAGTGGGCAGGTGGGGTGAGGCTCAAATGGTAAGGAGATTGATGGATGAGAGACGAATTAAAAAGATTCCTGGATGTAGTTGGATCGAAGGCAATAAAATGGTACATTTTTTTTGTGTAGGAGATGGTTCACACCCACAAGCACAGGAGATTTATTCAAAGTTGGAGAAATTGGCTTAA